A section of the Calorimonas adulescens genome encodes:
- a CDS encoding glycosyl hydrolase family 18 protein — protein MRYHVKNISIFFIMSVILFVLVSTNAYAGQNIKVYIDGEPLTTAQPAVIKDGSTMVPYRDIFEKLGASVDYNADTKVVTGFRGKERIELKIGDINAYVNGVKRQLSNAPYVVNGHTMVSLRFVSEALGADVKWDNSTYTVNISTAPYRGYILGFYAVRSYPQFERRAGSFSEASTLWFNVDKDGSIKQSLPDGYENVSAIADESNTKLSAMFFGSRETVSPVLADANLRSFLAKNIVDTSVMYKYDGINIDFEGLESNDRDNFISFLRELKGYATESGLKLTVSLHAMTEATTWYQGYNFKEIGNIADDVVLMAYDYHNPSTTSGPIAPYWWVNDAIEYAIDNGIPAEKILLGIGFYGYDWSDGGSASTLTIDEVINKLGGMQYNFDSKNLSPYFEYVENGVKHIIWFEDGDSIDLKLKLIRMYGLKGAAFWRIGTISESQMPGFNMWDVINKNLAK, from the coding sequence GTGAGGTATCATGTTAAAAATATTAGCATATTTTTCATTATGAGTGTTATTTTATTTGTGCTGGTATCTACAAATGCGTATGCAGGTCAGAATATAAAAGTATATATAGATGGTGAACCCCTTACGACCGCACAGCCGGCAGTTATAAAGGACGGCAGCACAATGGTTCCTTATAGGGATATTTTTGAAAAACTTGGAGCCAGTGTGGATTATAATGCTGATACCAAGGTGGTAACAGGATTCAGAGGGAAAGAAAGAATAGAGCTGAAAATAGGTGACATAAATGCATACGTAAATGGTGTCAAAAGACAGTTAAGTAATGCACCATATGTAGTCAATGGACATACTATGGTTTCTTTAAGGTTTGTCTCTGAGGCACTGGGTGCAGATGTCAAATGGGACAACAGCACGTATACGGTAAACATATCAACCGCACCATATAGAGGATACATACTTGGCTTTTATGCAGTAAGGTCGTATCCGCAATTTGAAAGGAGAGCTGGCAGCTTTTCCGAGGCGTCTACATTGTGGTTTAATGTGGATAAAGATGGCAGTATTAAGCAGTCATTACCTGATGGCTATGAAAATGTAAGTGCCATTGCAGATGAAAGTAATACAAAACTTTCTGCTATGTTTTTTGGCAGCAGGGAAACAGTGAGCCCTGTCCTTGCAGATGCTAACCTGCGCAGTTTTCTTGCTAAAAATATTGTGGATACTTCTGTTATGTATAAATACGATGGTATAAATATAGATTTTGAAGGGCTCGAAAGTAATGACAGGGATAATTTTATCTCATTTCTGAGGGAACTGAAGGGTTATGCCACTGAAAGCGGCCTGAAATTGACCGTATCATTACATGCAATGACAGAAGCGACAACATGGTACCAGGGTTATAATTTTAAAGAGATAGGAAACATAGCCGATGACGTTGTCCTCATGGCCTATGATTACCATAATCCTTCTACAACATCTGGACCTATTGCACCATACTGGTGGGTTAATGATGCCATTGAGTATGCTATTGACAATGGTATACCTGCAGAGAAAATCCTGCTTGGCATAGGCTTTTATGGTTATGACTGGAGTGACGGGGGCTCTGCAAGTACACTTACGATAGATGAGGTAATAAATAAGCTTGGCGGTATGCAGTACAATTTTGATTCTAAAAACCTATCACCATACTTTGAATATGTGGAAAATGGTGTGAAACACATCATATGGTTTGAAGATGGTGACAGTATAGATTTGAAGTTGAAGCTAATAAGAATGTATGGACTCAAAGGTGCCGCATTCTGGAGAATTGGTACAATTTCTGAAAGCCAGATGCCTGGTTTCAACATGTGGGATGTCATCAATAAGAATTTAGCCAAATAG